In Anoplopoma fimbria isolate UVic2021 breed Golden Eagle Sablefish unplaced genomic scaffold, Afim_UVic_2022 Un_contig_8508_pilon_pilon, whole genome shotgun sequence, one genomic interval encodes:
- the LOC129116397 gene encoding uncharacterized protein LOC129116397, with protein MKMKMANYRTQLKAHGTSAEVTVNSLKSKSQGDSYPAKNVKRPRRAEANHFPSLPSGETTGSLEQERVSLLTELQKKNNRQTIKEKMAKTFGYRRQEIVHKQPSIEDMLERWPALFQMDEINAEFMRVTTVPLETKFLAQLDKHTSKLLEVIRSKGGRVKEQTKATLQVLDETVDITIRRECIFKSLMIYLGEPVHHLIKECQDMQENEAAMAIVSGNEDIKIFIDGTEVLREVPTIATAVAMFFGLTYALNIKYPKNLQYTLEFVQKVLMELGGKKMSPKIHGLNTQLYSQE; from the exons atgaagatgaaaatgGCCAACTACAGGACCCAACTTAAGGCACACGGTACATCTGCTGAGGTCACAGTGAATTCTTTGAAATCCAAGTCTCAAGGGGACTCCTACCCAGCAAAGAATGTCAAGAGACCTAGACGAGCTGAGGCCAATCATTTTCCATCTTTGCCAAGTGGTGAGACTACAGGAAGCCTGGAACAAGAGAGGGTTTCTCTTTTGACTgaactacagaaaaaaaacaaccgtcaaacaataaaagaaaagatggcAAAGACGTTTGGATACCGTAGACAAGAAATAGTGCATAAGCAGCCGAGCATTGAAGACATGTTGGAAAGATGGCCAGCACTTTTTCAGATGGATGAG ATTAATGCTGAGTTCATGCGGGTGACAACAGTTCCCTTGGAGACAAAGTTCTTAGCGCAGTTGGACAAGCACACGTCGAAACTGCTGGAGGTCATCAGGAGCAAGGGAGGACGTGTGAAAGAGCAGACCAAGGCAACTTTGCAGGTTTTAGATGAG ACTGTGGACATCACAATTAGAAGAGAGTGCATCTTCAAATCTTTGATGATCTACCTGGGTGAACCTGTTCATCACCTCATTAAAGAATGCCAG gataTGCAGGAAAATGAAGCAGCCATGGCAATCGTCAGTGGAAACGAGGACATTAAAATCTTCATTGACGGAACAGAGGTCCTCAGAGAGGTGCCCACAATAGCAACGGCTGTTGCTATGTTCTTCGGACTCACCTACGCTCTCAACATAAAATATCCAAAAAATCTGCAGTACACCCTTGAGTTTGTGCAAAAAGTCCTGATGGAGCTTGGTGGGAAAAAGATGTCCCCAAAAATTCATGGGCTGAATACCCAGCTTTACAGCCAAGAGTAG